Proteins from a genomic interval of Paenibacillus lentus:
- the pheT gene encoding phenylalanine--tRNA ligase subunit beta, whose amino-acid sequence MKVSTEWLSEYVSLDQVVIEELAEQITRSGIEIDAIENRNKGVTKVVAGYVKSKEKHPDADKLNVCIVDAGQEEELQIVCGAKNVDAGQMVPVALVGAKLPGGLDIKKAKLRGVHSQGMICSAKELGLNDKLLPKEQQEGILVLPQGTEIGTPIAQLLGLDDKVLDFDLTPNRSDCLSMLGAAYEVAAILDREIKLPEPDKKLIEAAEPASERIAVKIDAEELCSRYAVRYISGVTVGTSPQWMQNRLMAAGIRPINNIVDITNYVMLEYGQPLHAFDADTIKGGRIGVRTAEAGEKLVTLDGQERELEAGALLIVDGENQPVGLAGVMGGLDSEVTEKTVNIVLESAKFDGGSIRKTSRHLGLRSEASLRFEKEVDPAAVIPALNRAAELMTLYAGGQVLQGVVEAVVSEAEDKVITLSLKKLNAYLGTDISALEVKAIFARLHFECGDVAGDSLEVRIPTRRGDITRDVDLIEEVARLYGYDNIPTTAIEGPTTAGGYTKPQALRRTLRGLLVHGGWQEVMGYSFIHEGYGTMFPQLGAGGREVKLAMPMSEDRSVLRMSLIPGLINIAAYNRNRKQDNLALFEMGSVFQTDEDKLTKQPREIAVLGLLLTGDREEKRWNAAPEKVDFFDIKGALESIFVYLGISELVSYEADAPQGFHPGRSASVYLNTSSGKQKLGTVGQLHPELQREHDLEDTYVAELLLEPVYQYAGDTAVYRELPRFPSMQRDIAVVVEADVEAGALLTAIRNTAGELLEELNVFDVYTGSKLGENKKSVALSLVYRHKERTLTDEEITAAHGQVVSMLEQTFRAELRK is encoded by the coding sequence ATGAAAGTTTCAACCGAATGGTTGTCGGAATATGTATCTTTGGATCAAGTAGTCATCGAGGAATTAGCAGAGCAAATTACCCGTTCCGGGATCGAGATCGATGCGATTGAGAATCGGAATAAGGGAGTCACCAAAGTTGTTGCCGGTTACGTCAAAAGCAAGGAAAAGCATCCTGATGCGGATAAGCTGAACGTATGTATCGTCGATGCTGGCCAGGAGGAAGAGCTGCAAATCGTGTGCGGCGCCAAAAATGTTGATGCCGGGCAAATGGTGCCTGTCGCTCTTGTTGGAGCAAAGCTTCCAGGCGGGCTCGATATCAAAAAAGCCAAGCTTCGCGGCGTGCACTCGCAAGGGATGATCTGTTCTGCGAAGGAGCTTGGCCTCAATGATAAGCTGCTTCCGAAGGAGCAGCAGGAAGGCATTCTTGTGCTGCCTCAGGGTACCGAAATCGGTACGCCGATTGCACAGCTGCTGGGGCTGGATGATAAGGTGCTCGACTTTGACCTTACGCCGAACAGATCCGATTGCTTGAGCATGCTGGGTGCAGCTTATGAGGTGGCAGCCATTTTGGACAGGGAAATCAAGCTGCCCGAGCCGGACAAGAAGCTCATAGAGGCAGCGGAGCCTGCGAGCGAACGGATTGCCGTGAAAATTGACGCGGAGGAATTATGTAGCCGCTACGCTGTCAGATATATTTCTGGCGTTACGGTCGGCACCTCCCCGCAATGGATGCAGAACCGCCTTATGGCGGCTGGAATTCGCCCAATTAACAACATTGTGGACATTACCAACTACGTTATGCTTGAATATGGCCAGCCGTTGCATGCATTTGATGCCGATACCATTAAGGGGGGCAGGATCGGCGTTCGTACCGCCGAAGCAGGCGAGAAACTGGTTACGCTGGACGGTCAGGAAAGAGAACTGGAGGCGGGCGCTCTTTTGATCGTAGATGGCGAGAATCAACCTGTCGGGCTGGCAGGTGTCATGGGAGGGCTTGATTCCGAGGTTACGGAGAAAACTGTAAATATTGTCCTGGAATCCGCCAAATTCGACGGTGGTTCAATCCGTAAGACATCGCGTCACTTAGGTTTGCGTTCGGAAGCCTCTCTTCGATTCGAAAAAGAGGTTGATCCGGCTGCGGTAATTCCTGCTCTAAATCGAGCGGCCGAACTGATGACTCTTTATGCAGGTGGCCAAGTGCTTCAAGGTGTTGTGGAGGCTGTCGTTTCCGAGGCAGAGGACAAGGTCATTACTCTTTCATTGAAAAAATTGAATGCATACTTGGGTACGGATATCTCGGCTTTGGAGGTAAAAGCCATTTTCGCCCGTCTGCATTTTGAGTGTGGGGATGTTGCAGGGGATTCGCTTGAAGTTCGGATACCTACCCGCCGTGGGGATATTACGCGGGATGTGGATCTGATCGAAGAAGTAGCCCGACTGTACGGTTATGACAATATCCCGACAACAGCGATCGAAGGTCCTACGACAGCGGGGGGTTATACGAAGCCGCAAGCTTTACGCCGTACTTTGAGGGGACTGCTCGTGCATGGTGGCTGGCAAGAAGTCATGGGGTATTCCTTCATCCATGAAGGCTACGGTACAATGTTCCCTCAGCTCGGAGCAGGCGGACGCGAAGTGAAGCTGGCCATGCCGATGAGTGAGGATCGCAGCGTGCTGCGAATGAGTCTAATTCCTGGATTAATCAACATTGCTGCATATAATCGCAATCGGAAACAGGATAATCTCGCTTTGTTTGAGATGGGCAGCGTTTTTCAAACGGACGAGGATAAGTTAACGAAACAACCTCGGGAAATAGCTGTGCTAGGCTTACTGCTTACAGGAGATCGTGAAGAGAAACGTTGGAATGCAGCTCCTGAGAAGGTTGATTTCTTCGATATCAAGGGTGCTTTGGAGAGCATTTTTGTTTACCTTGGAATTAGTGAGCTTGTTAGCTATGAAGCAGATGCGCCACAGGGCTTCCATCCCGGACGTTCGGCTTCCGTATATTTAAATACGTCGTCAGGCAAACAAAAGCTCGGAACGGTGGGTCAGCTGCATCCTGAACTGCAGCGTGAACATGATCTTGAGGATACTTATGTGGCCGAACTGCTGCTTGAGCCGGTATACCAGTATGCGGGGGATACTGCTGTATATCGTGAGCTGCCTCGATTCCCATCTATGCAGCGTGATATCGCTGTCGTTGTGGAAGCGGACGTGGAAGCGGGTGCGCTACTGACTGCTATCCGGAATACAGCGGGTGAACTGCTGGAAGAGCTGAATGTATTTGATGTGTATACCGGCAGCAAGCTTGGAGAGAACAAGAAGAGCGTAGCTCTTTCTTTAGTATATCGCCATAAGGAACGCACACTGACGGATGAGGAGATTACTGCGGCGCATGGGCAAGTTGTGTCGATGCTGGAGCAAACTTTTAGAGCTGAATTAAGAAAATAG